The stretch of DNA GGCCCACCGGGAGCCCACGGGGCTCTCCCGAACGGTCCGCAGGATGCCCTCCGTGGAGCCGATGGCATCCGCCCGCTGCGCCACCTCGAAGCGGCACTCGGGGTGGACGATGACCTTGACCCCGGGGATCTCGCGCCGACGACCGTCGACCATGTCCGCGGTGAACCGATTGTGCACCGAACAGTGGCCCTTCCAGAGCAGCACCCGGGCCGCGTGGACCTCCGCCTCCGTGAGGCCGCCCGCATCCTCGTAGGGGTCCCAGATCGGCATGTTCTCCAGGGGGATGCCCATCCGATACCCGGTGTTGCGGCCCAGGTGCTGATCGGGGAAGAAGAGTACCCGGGGTGCCCGTCGGAAGGCCCATTCCAGCACCGCGCGGGCGTTGGAGGATGTGCAGACCGCGCCACCGTGGCGGCCCACGAACGCCTTGAGCTCGGCGGAAGAGTTCATGTAGGTGACGGGCAGGACCTCTCCCCCCACCACCGCGGTCACGTCGTCCCAGGCCGCTTCCACTTGGTCGATGGCCGCCATGTCCGCCATAGTGCAGCCCGCGCCCAGATCGGGAAGGAGCACGGTCTGGCTGGGGGCGGAGAGAACATCCGCCGATTCGGCCATGAAGTGAACCCCGCAGAACACGATGAACTCGGCATGCGGGCGGGCGGCCGCGGCTTGGGCGAGCTTGAAAGAGTCGCCGGTAACATCAGCGTGGACAATCACTTCATCGCGCTGATAGTGGTGACCGAGGACGACCAGGCGCTCTCCCAGCTCCCGCTTGGCACGGACGATCCGCTTCTGGACCTCGTCCGTTTGGGCGGCCAGGATGGGCTCGGGCAGGGCGACTTGCATCATTCCAGCAACACCGCTCTCGATTATATCCGGGGCGGCACCGGGAGCGGGACGCTCCCCGACCGCCCCGGAGCCGATGGCGCGGACTTCACGCCGGGTCCGGCCGTGGCCTTCTCAAGGCCGGCGTCCGGAGCGACGAGCGCTCGGCTATACTCGGGGCCGTGGCCTCCTTCTGGGAGATTCCCGAGGGCGTGCGCGTGCTGCCGGACGGCGCCTGGCGCGTCGGCGGCTTCCCCATCATTCACACCCCGTCCCTCCGTCATCTGAAGACCCGACTCGTCTTCGACGATGGGGGGGCCTTCATCGCGGACGGCTCCCAGCGTATGCCGGTGACCGTGGAGGGGCCGCCCTTCGAGGTCATGAGCCTGGTCCTGGATGGGACGAAGGGGGAGGTGCACGCGCTCCTCGACGACGGCACAGAAGAGGTCGTGACCGCCGGCTCCCTCTCCATGAACGAGGAGAGCGGGCGCTTCGAGTGCCTGGCCCGGGGCGGGCGCTGCCGAGCCGTCTTCTCCCGGGCCGCCCACCAAAGCCTGCTCGACAACGTCGCCGAAGAGGAAGGCCGTTTCTTCATCCGCGTGGGGAGCCTCCAGATCCCGATCCACACCTAGCCGCTATACTCTCTGCATGTTGCTCGGCGCCCACGTTATCCACCGCGGGGGGCGTGAACCAGTCGTCGGGGCAGGGGCGGGACATCACCGCCGACGCTATTCGGAGGCGCCGGGCCCTATCCCGGTCTGAAAGAGGAAGCTCACGCTGGTCCGCGGCCTGGTGCGGCGCGGGCGCGGCAGGGCATGAGATGGACCCTTTCGCCTTGGCGCTGCACGCCAAGAGCCTGGCCCGGGAGAAGGGCTTCGACCTCGTCGGGATCGCCCGTGCCGACGCGCCC from Vicinamibacteria bacterium encodes:
- the nadA gene encoding quinolinate synthase NadA → MMQVALPEPILAAQTDEVQKRIVRAKRELGERLVVLGHHYQRDEVIVHADVTGDSFKLAQAAAARPHAEFIVFCGVHFMAESADVLSAPSQTVLLPDLGAGCTMADMAAIDQVEAAWDDVTAVVGGEVLPVTYMNSSAELKAFVGRHGGAVCTSSNARAVLEWAFRRAPRVLFFPDQHLGRNTGYRMGIPLENMPIWDPYEDAGGLTEAEVHAARVLLWKGHCSVHNRFTADMVDGRRREIPGVKVIVHPECRFEVAQRADAIGSTEGILRTVRESPVGSRWAVGTELNMVNRLAREVAPARQVVSLDDCFCLCSTMFRIDPPHLLWVLEGLLEGEVRNPVRVGEATAREARTALDRMLAIT